The following proteins are co-located in the Phaenicophaeus curvirostris isolate KB17595 chromosome 12, BPBGC_Pcur_1.0, whole genome shotgun sequence genome:
- the RPL4 gene encoding large ribosomal subunit protein uL4 produces MACARPLISVYSEKGEASGKNVTLPAVFKAPIRPDVVNFVHTNLRKNNRQPYAVSELAGHQTSAESWGTGRAVARIPRVRGGGTHRSGQGAFGNMCRGGRMFAPTKTWRRWHRRVNTTQKRYAICSALAASSLPALVMSKGHRIEEIPELPLVVEDKVESYKKTKEAVLLLKKLKAWNDIKKVYASQRMRAGKGKMRNRRRIQRRGPCIIYNEDNGIIRAFRNIPGITLLNVNKLNLLRLAPGGHVGRFCIWTESAFRKLDDLYGTWRKPATLKSDYNLPMHKMTNTDIGRIMRSQEIQKALRPPKKKIHRRVLKKNPLKNLRIMIKLNPYAKTMRRNTILRHERNHKLKEEKRAKTRAKLAAKARAAAKSKAPAKAAAKAPAKAEA; encoded by the exons ATG gcttgCGCTCGACCGTTGATATCTGTCTACTCGGAGAAGGGGGAAGCCTCGGGCAAAAATGTCACCCTGCCCGCTGTGTTCAAGGCTCCCATCCGCCCTGATGTGGTGAACTTCGTTCACACTAATTTGCGCAAGAACAACAGGCAGCCCTATGCTGTCAGTGAGCTCGCAG GTCATCAGACCAGTGCTGAATCTTGGGGTACCGGCAGAGCTGTTGCTCGTATTCCTCGAGTACGAGGTGGTGGAACTCACCGCTCCGGCCAGGGTGCTTTTGGAAAC ATGTGTCGTGGAGGCCGCATGTTTGCCCCAACCAAGACTTGGCGGCGCTGGCACCGTAGAGTGAACACGACTCAGAAGCGTTATGCCATCTGTTCTGCTCTGGCAGCGTCCTCTCTTCCAGCTCTGGTCATGTCTAAAG GCCACCGCATTGAGGAGATTCCTGAACTTCCTCTGGTTGTTGAGGACAAAGTTGAGAGTTACAAGAAAACCAAGGAAGCTGTTCTCCTTCTGAAGAAACTTAAAGCTTGGAATGACATCAAAAAG GTTTATGCATCCCAGCGTATGCGGGCtggaaaggggaaaatgaggaatCGCCGACGCATCCAGCGCAGGGGACCCTGCATCATTTACAATGAGGACAATGGTATCATTAGAGCTTTCCGGAACATCCCAG GAATTACTCTTCTGAATGTGAACAAGCTGAACTTGCTGAGACTCGCTCCCGGTGGCCACGTTGGGCGTTTCTGCATTTGGACAGAAAGCGCCTTCCGCAAGCTGGACGATCTGTATGGCACGTGGCGCAAACCTGCGACGCTCAAGAGCGACTACAA CCTGCCGATGCATAAGATGACCAACACAGACATTGGAAGAATCATGAGAAGCCAGGAAATCCAGAAGGCCCTGCGTCCTCCCAA GAAGAAGATCCACCGTAGGGTCCTGAAGAAGAACCCGCTGAAGAACCTGAGGATCATGATCAAGCTGAACCCGTACGCCAAGACGATGCGGCGCAACACGATCCTGCGCCACGAGCGGAAC CACAAGCtcaaggaggagaagagggcCAAGACCCGGGCCAAGCTGGCGGCCAAGGCCAGGGCTGCGGCCAAGAGCAAGGCCCCGGCCAAGGCTGCGGCCAAGGCCCCGGCCAAGGCAGAAGCGTGA